The genome window GACGCGAGTAGATAAGGTACTGGAGAACGAGGAGATACGTGCCATTATTACCGCTATTGGCACTGGCATCACCTATGGCGACGAGGATAACGGAGAGACCGAGGAGGAGAAAAACGGAAACGGTAAGGGTTTTGATCTCTCGAAACTTCGGTATGACAAGATTATCCTTATGAGCGACGCCGATGTGGATGGCGACCATATCCGAACGCTGCTGCTGACGTTCTTTTGGTACTACATGCGCCCGCTTATTGAAGAAGGCCATGTCTATGTGGCGCAGCCGCCTCTCTATCGCATTAAGGTGGGACGCAACGAGCAGTACTATGCTAAAGATGAGGCCGAAAGAGACCGCATTTTGAAGTCGCTGCGAGGACGCAAGGATGTGGTGGTTCAACGCTTTAAGGGGTTGGGCGAGATGGATGCAGCTGACCTCGCAGAAACAACTATGGACCCCAATAAGCGTCAATTAGCGCGTGTGCAGATCGACTCGGAAAACCTCACTGCCGCTATCGAGCTGTTTGATATCTTCATGAGCGATAAGGTCGAGCCACGTCGTGACTTCATCATTGCGCATGCAAAAGAGGTTACTGACGTTGACTGGCACGGATAGTTGGCTGCGATAAAACTAGAAAATTAGCAGGATTTTGCTTTCCGGGTTTTGAAGTTTACTAGCAGCTCCTCAGGTAAGAGGAGCTGTATTTTTTACGGGGAGGGATCCCATGAGCGAGGGTGTTTTAGGAAAGGCAGATATTGCGTTCGATGCGACACTGCTCCAAAACGAAGCCGAGGCCATGCAGCGCGAGTGGTTGGTAACGAACGGTATTGGAGGGTACAGTTCGGCCACACTGGCAAATGCAAATACGCGCCGGTATCATGGGCTTTTGGTTGCAGCGCTCAGGCCACCGGTTGGAAGATGCGTGCTCCTTTCAAAGCTTGAAGAGACGTTGTGTGTGAAACAGGGAGACCAAGAAAAGCGGTTTGAGCTTTCTACCAACCTCTATCCAGCGGTGACACACCCGACGGGGTATCGGTGGTTAGAGGCATGGCACATGTTGCCCGTGCCCACTTGGACGTGGCGGGTTGAGGAAGGGGTTAAAATCTTTAAACAGGTGTGGATGCCAAAAGGGCACAATGCGGTTTATGTGGCTTATTGCGTTTTAGAGGGACCGAAGGATGTCGAGATACACCTGGAGCTTGTGCCTCTCCTAGCTTGGAGAGACTATCATTCCGAAATGGCTGCCACCCCGTCTACGCCCCTTGCAATTTGGTGTGAAACGAATCGATGCCTACGTTTACGCCTATCGCAGATCGAAGGGATAACGGAGGCACCGATACCGCTTCTCCTGCGCCTTTGCAAAAGAGATGGGCAGCCTTATCCTGCGGCCTCTTTCTCAGCAAACGCCTGTTGGTACTATCGTATTCAACATCCCCGCGAACAAGAGAGAGGGTTCGACTTCTGCGAAGACCTTTATTCTCCGGGTGTCTTCAGAGTGCCCGTTGCCGTAGGACAAACCCTTGTAGTAGAGAGCGGTGTCGAACCACTTGAACTCCCTACTCCGGCGGAAAGTCTCGACGAGCTAGGAAAGGAGCAGCAGCTTTTGCTGACACACTGCCTTGATGCCGACCCTTTCGAAGCCCGTTTAGTGCTTGCAACGCGCGACTTCCTTGTGAAGCCACCGGAAGGGCGTGCGACAGTGGTGGCTGGGTACCACTGGTTTACAGACTGGGGACGGGATACGATGATCTCTCTTCCAGGCCTCTGCTTAACGACTGGAAAGGAGGCGTTTGCATGTTCTATCCTCAGAAGTTTTGCGCAATTTGTAGACCAAGGTATGATCCCAAATCGCTTTCCCGATACAGGTTCACAGCCGGAATATAACACGGCCGACGCCTCCTTGTGGTTTGTCCTAGCCGCTTGGCGCGTCCACAAAATAAGAAAAGAGAGGACGTTTCTTGAGGAGTTGTGGCCGGCACTGCAGGGGGTTATAGAGAGTTATTGGCAGGGTACACGTTACAACATTCATGTAGATGCACGGGACTATCTTCTCTATGCAGGGACAGAGGGGGTGGCGCTGACCTGGATGGACGCCAAAGTGGGCAACTTTGTGGTGACTCCACGTATCGGTAAACCGGTGGAGATCAATGCGCTTTGGTACAATGCGCTTCGATGCGTTGCCGAGATGGCACGCGAGATAGGTAGAGCGCCCGATGCCCAGCGCTATGACGAGGAGGCCGAAAGAGTAAGAACGAGTTTTCAAAGTCGTTTTGTCCGAGCTGATGGGCTGGGGTTGTACGATGTGCTCGATACACCGCCCAATGGAGAGCCAGATGGAACTATTCGTCCTAACCAGGTATTTGCTTTAAGTCTTCCATTTCCATTGTTCGATGCCGCGCATCCCACCGCGCTGGCGATACTACGTACCGTACAGAACAAGTTGCTAACGCCGTTTGGCTTGCGGACACTTGCACCTGACGACCCTCACTATACCGCGCGTTATGAGGGGGACGTGTGGCACAGAGATACGGCCTATCATCAAGGGACAGCTTGGCCTTGGCTGCTGGGGGCTTTTGCCGAGGCGGTATGGAAGATGACTGGCAACAGGGAGGAGGCGCGTAGGATGCTCCTGCCTTTGTCCACACAGATGGAGGTGTACGGGGTGGGATCGTTGGCGGAGATCTATGATGGTAGCGAGCCGCAGCGGCCCAACGGCTGTATTGCGCAGGCATGGAGCGTCGCTGAGATCTTAAGGGTGTTGAGACAGTTGAAGGTCGAGGGTGAAAAGGAACGTTTTTAAAGGTAGGGTACAATGAATGCGCTGCGGCCGTAAGACTTCTGCCGCACGAGGCTAGTGCCTCTCATGGTTAGGCGAGCGTGGTAAAGGAGGCGATCAGGATGGCATCGAAGCGTTCAGTGCGTGTGCGGTTGGACTATCCGTTGAATCGAGTGGCCGAACCGGTGGTCTATCATCTCGTTACCGAGTTTCGATTGGTCCCTAACATACGTCGTGCTCAGATAGATAGTCGTGTGGGCGGCTGGATCGCTCTAGAGTTAGACGGTTCAGAGGAGGATTTAGAAGCGGCTATGAACTATCTAAACGATCTAGGCATTACTGTGACACCTATTGACGAGACCGAGGATTGGAATGTCTAGGAGAGCCTATTGTCTTTGATGTGGCAGCTATAACTTCATTAACCGAACGGAGCGCTGAGTGAAGAAAAGCGTCTTGAGTTACATCCTATTAGGTTTGATGGCCGTTCTTCTTGAAGGCCTTCTATCTACGGCCTATGCCGATGATCTCACCCCCCTCATCTTAAAGCAACGCCTCGCAGACCATCCAACAGGTGCGATGGCGGATCAACTGGCCGACCAAGTGCGAAGCTGGTTTGGCCGAACGGAAATAAAGGATGGTGCTCCTCCACGAGTAGACGGTTTGACGACTGCTTGGGCTATAGAGGCTCCCGATGCCACCATGCCTCCAAAGGTGCTTTCGGATACCGGGCAGTACACCATTCCCTTACAACGCATTGGACAGACTCCCGTCTACGTGGCGGTTGTAGATTTGCCAAACGGGGCTGGAATGATCTGGACTTACGAAGTGAATGGACGCCGTGCACGATCCGGAAATTTAGAGGTCTATGCAAGAGAACCAGAGACAAACTACGATACCCACGTTGCTCATGGTAAGTTGATTCAAATGCCGGATTGGCATAGCAACATCTTCGCGGGCACGGTGCGAAGCTGGTGGATCTATGTACCGGCCGAATACACACCGGAGCACCCTGCCTGTGTTATGGTCTTTCAGGATGGGGGCTACTACAAGAATTTTGTTCCCACAGTTTTTGACAATCTCATTGGCAAGCGGGAGATGCCGGTAACGGTGGGCATTTTCATTGATCCAGGTCACTTTCCCGATAACCGTAGGAGCCCTGGTGAGGAACGTAGTTTCGAGTATGACACGTTGTCCGATCAGTACGCGCGTTTCTTGCTAGAGGAGATACTGCCCGCAGCCGAGAGAGTTGTGAAGCTGCGTGAAGATGCGGCAAGCAGGGCCGTTGCCGGTATTAGTAGTGGGGGCATTTGCGCCTTCACCGTGGCGTGGAGCCGCCCCGATCAGTTCAGTAAGGTGATGTCATGGGTCGGTAGTTTCACCGATCTTGCAGCTGGTAAAACACTTGTAGAGGGCGGGCATAACTATCCTTTCTTAATTCGACGACTTCCGCCCAAGCCCATTCGAGTGTTTTTGCAGGATGGCTCACATGACCTCGACAACATTGCGGGCAATTGGCCGTTATGCAACCAGCAGATGGCAAGGGCTCTCGCATTTAAGGGTTACGACTATAAGTTTGTGTTTGGAGAAGGGTTTCATAGTGGCGCCCAGGGCGAGGCGATTTTGCCGAGCACTCTTCGCTGGCTATGGCGCGACTACCCGATGACCCCATAAGAGGTAACAGATATCTATTTCTCAATTTAAGTACATAAACACTATGGAAAGAGGAGTTCTGTGAATTGGCTTACAATGTAACGCTCATTCGTGGAGACGGAACCGGCCCCGAATTGGTGGAGGCCGCTCGGCGCGTACTGGAGGCAACTGGAGTTCCATTTAACTGGGATATCCAGGATGCCGGCATAGATGTCATGGAGAAAGAGGGAACGCCCCTTCCTCCAGCAGTGCTCGAATCGATTCGGCGCAATAAGGTCGCCCTTAAAGGGCCCATTACCACGCCAATTGGCACCGGTTTTCGCTCGGTGAATGTGACCTTGCGGAAGGAGCTCGATCTGTATGCCTGCTTGCGTCCCTGCAAGTATTACCCTGGCATAAGATCGAAATATACCGATGTAGATTTAGTGGTGGTACGTGAGAACACCGAGGATCTATATGCGGGGGTGGAGTACGATGTTGGGACGCCGGAGGCAAGACAGATTATTGAGATGGCCGGTCCTGGCAAGATTCGAGAAGATGCAGCGATTTCGATCAAACCCATCTCGATCTCCGGCTCACGTCGGATCATCAAGTTTGCCTTCGAATATGCGAGAGCTTACAAGCGGAAAAAAGTGAGCGCGGTAGCCAAGGCCAATATTATGAAATACACCGATGGTCTCTTCTTCCGCGTGGGGCAAGAAGTTGCCAAGGAGTATCCGGACATTGAGTACCAGGAGGTGTTAGTGGACAACATGTGTATGCAGCTCGTGCAAAAGCCGGAGCTGTATGATGTGTTGGTGCTGCCCAACCTCTACGGCGATATTCTGTCTGACCTCTGTGCTGGCCTGGTGGGAGGTTTAGGGGTAGCCCCTGGAGCCAACATTGGCGATGAGATCGCGCTCTTTGAGCCCACTCACGGCTCGGCCCCTAAATATAAGGGACTCAACAAGGTGAATCCCACTGCGCTCATTCTCTCCGGTATGATGATGCTTCGCCACTTAAAGGAGTACGAGGCGGCAGACCGTCTAGAGCGAGCTGTGGCTGCCGTGATCGCCGAAGGAAAGTACGTGACTTACGACATGAAACCCGATCGGAACGACCCAACCGCTGTAGGCACCTCTGAGATGGCCGACGCCATTATCCGTAAGCTAGAGGAGATGCATTAGCATGCGACGCAAGGTAACGATTGTGGGAGCGGGGCAAACCGGTGCCACCCTTGCACACTGGTTGGCTCTTCGGGGCGACGTGGATATCGTGCTCTACGACATTGTGGAGGGCATGCCCCAAGGCAAAGCGTTGGATTTGCAAGAGGCGATGCCGATTATTGGTTCGGATGCACGCATTGTAGGCACGAACGGCTGGGAGGAGACGGCCAATAGTGATATCGTGGTGATTACAAGTGGCCTGCCGCGCAAGCCCGGAATGAGCAGAGACGACCTGTTAAAAGTGAACGCTGAGATCGTGGGCAGCTGCACCAAGGAGGTTACAACACGCTCCCCTAACAGCATTCTCATTTTGCTCACCAATCCGCTGGACGCTATGTGTCATGTGGCATTGCATGTCAGCGGTTTTGAGCCACGGCGTGTGTTCGGGCAGGCGGGTATCCTCGACACTGCCCGTTTTCGAACGTTCCTCGCTTTAGAGGCAAATGCAAGCGTGACAGATGTGAATGCCTATGTGCTTGGCGGTCATGGGGACGATATGGTTCCCCTGCTAGGAAGCACCAATATCGGTGGGGTCCCTGTCGAAAAGCTCATCCCTGCGGAACGTTTGGCGGCCATTGTAGAGCGTACTCGTAAGGGCGGAGGGGAGATCGTATCGTTGCTCAAGACCGGAAGCGCCTACTATGCACCTTCTGCGGCGTTAGCACAGATGATAGATGCCGTTCTAAACGATAGAAAGCGTATTTTGCCTTGTTCGGTCTACACGGGCAAAAACGGTGGGGGGTACGGCATAGATGATCTTTATCTAGGGTTGCCGGCAGTTATCGGTGCTTCCGGCGTAGAAAAGATCGTTTCTGTGGAGTTGACCCCCGCAGAACGAGAAGCTCTTCATCGATCTGCTGAATCGGTGCGGAATCTAGTCGAAGCACTGAAAGGGTTTGATCCGCCTTTGCTGCCTCGCAATTGACACTAGGGTAGGGAAGCCCACCATCATGCTGTAAATGGAGGGCTTCCTTTCCTCTAAGACAAGGGGTGAAGTTATGCGTTTTCGAGGGATGGATGTGTCTCTAGGGGCGCTCTTTGTTGCGGTGGTTTTCGCTTTGCTCCCCGGCCGAGCCCTATCACAGGGGCTGGAGAAGCGCGATTTTGTGTTTCTTGATATTACCGATACGCATCAAACCGCTGAGGGAAGTACAAAAGCACTTCGTGACCTAGTATCTCAGGCGATTGCCATGTCTCCCCGTCCGGCATTTGTCATTGACACCGGTGACATCACCGAGTCGGGGCGCCCAGAAGAGTATGCGGCTTTCAAGGTGGCGATCGCCCCTCTTGCGGATGCAGGTATCCGATTCTACGCTGTGCCAGGCAATCACGATGTGCGTTGGTGCCCGCTTGGCAAGGAAGGATTCGAGCAGCAGTTTGGTAAGCTGTACCAGTCATTTGATTACGAGGGAGTGCACTTCATTTTGCTCGATACAACGGTGCTTTTGGAGCATTGGGGGCATTTTGATCAGAGTGAATTAGATTGGCTTGCCCGCGATCTAAAGCATGTTCGGCCTGAAACCCCCATTTTTGTTTTCATGCACCATTGGATCGGTCGAGACGCGCCCGATGTACGCATGGTTGACAATGAGTACGACCTAATTCATCTCTTGAACGGCCATAATGTCGTGGCAATTTTCACAGGGCACGGCCACCAGAATCTCGAGTGGAAGACCAACGGTATTGAGACCCTCATGGTGGGGGCGCTTTATAACGGCGGGCCTTTTTGTAGGGTACATGTACGCTCTGACTTGGTGACGTTAGAGAGAGGTTCTTCGGAAAAGCCAGGCACTTTTGTGACTATTGCTTCATTGCCAATCAACCCCCCACGTCCTTCCCAGTTGCGTGCTGGATGGGACGATCCGGATGTCCCTTATCTCGCACGGCGCAGAATCGCCGCGTTGCTCGACCCACGCTCACCAGAGGACGACCCTTCGAAAGAGAGCGCCGAATATCGTATTGATAGCGGCCCGTATCGGCCTATGGAGAAGGATTCACGGGACATATGGCATGTGGTATTTCCTACAGCGCCAATACCGGTGGGGGTGCATTCGAGCGATGTGCGCTTAACGACGAGCAACAAGGTGACTTACAGCGACGAGTTGATTTTCGAAGTTGAGCGTGACGATGCTCGAGAGCCTTCACGGGAGTGGGCTATCAATTTAGGAGACGCCATACAGTCTTCTCCATTGCTGTATGGAGATACTCTTTTCGTCTCCTCTTTAGATCATAAAGTCTATGCGCTAAATGCCAAGACGGGCAAGATACGATGGTCTTTTGCTACAAAAGGTGCCGTACTAAGCTCTCCAGTGATCTCCGACGGTATCCTTTATATAGGATCGACCGATCACTACTTTTACGCTTTAGATGCGCACACGGGGAAGCTTTTATGGCACTTTGATTCGGGGGATCCCATTTTCTCTACGGCGGGAATTACTAGTGGGGTGGTTTGCTTTGGTGGGAATAAGAAGATCTTTGGGCTTAATGCAAGAACGGGGAAGCTGTTGTGGACGACTCCAGCGAATGGGTTCTTTCAGTCTCGGGTAGCTGCTGATGATACGACCTTCTACATGGGCGATTGGGCGAACACCTTTTATGCGATTGACGCAAAAACGGGCACACCTCGTTGGGAAGACCATGTAGGACGGCTATTTTACTTTTCCCCCGCTATCTCCGCGCCAGCTTTGGGTGATGGTAAGGTCTACGTGTGTTCCGATGACGGTGTGCTTCATGCTTTTGATACGTCGTCGGGGAAGGAAGTATGGGAAGTGCATGCCCCTAATGGAGACGATGTCTTCGGTTACTCTTCACCAACCGTTCTTGGAGTAACCATCTTTGTGGCAGGTCTAGGTCCGAAAGGCAATGTATATGCCTTAAGTACGGCCAATGGGCAGCCTATCTGGGTATCGGCTATTGGACAGACCATTTACGATTCCTCTCCGTCTTTGGCCCCCGATGGCCATTCGTTGGCCATTATGGGGGTACGAGGACATGTGGCTGTGCTTGACGCGAGCGATGGAAAACCTCTGTGGAGTTATGAGCTAGGCCCAGGCAATATTTTCTCGACACCTGCCTACGATGGAAAAACAGTGTATACAACTACGATGGCCGATGATGTTCAGGCTATCGCCGCGCCTAGCGTTATGAAATGACCGAGGTTTTACTGGAAAAGCTCGCGCTGATCATTCTGTTGGGTACGCTTGCTCAATGGGCTGCCTGGAAACTGCGCCTACCCTCTATTTTGTTGCTCCTGCTTACAGGCATTGTGGCTGGGCCGGTGATGGGGGTGATCCGCCCGGAGCGCATTTTGGGCAATCTTTTGTTGCCTTTTGTCTCCTCCGCTGTTGCCATCGTGCTCTTTGAGGGAGGATTAAGCCTAAAATACGATGAGGTTCGGCAGCATGGTTGGGTTGTGGCAAGTTTGGTGAGCGTAGGAGTGTTAACAAGTTGGCTTTTAGGTGTGTGGGGTGCTCACTATCTCGCTGGGATGGGTTGGCCTATTGCCGTGCTAACGGGCGCGATTTTAGTGGTTACCGGCCCCACAGTGATCGGGCCTCTGCTGCAGTTGTTACGTCCTAAGGGGCCTGTTGGGGCGATTTTGAAATGGGAGAGCATCATCATAGATCCGATTGGCGCTGCACTGGCACTTTTGGCGTTTGAGGTTGTTTTTGGGGTAGATATCCATCGGCCTGAGCTTTTTGTGCTAAAAAGTACACTTATCACGATATTTTATGGAGGTTGTATCGGGATAGGGGCGGCTCTCTTATTGGTTGTCGCTCTACAATGTTACTGGATTCCCGATCAACTACAGAGTCCCTTCACGCTTGCACTGGTGTTAACGATAAACGCTTTAGCAGAGCATCTTCAACCCGAATCAGGGTTGCTGGCTGTTGTCATTCTGGGTATTGCGCTGGCGAATCAACAGGCGGTCAATGTCGAGCATATTGTGGAGTTCAAGGAGACCTTGCGCACCTTATTACTAGGTATGTTGTTTATTGTGCTTGCTGCGCGGCTTAGGCCTGGTGAGATGTTCAGCCATTTTGCACAGGATATGTTGTACACGTTGTTTGTACTTTTTGTGATACGCCCTATTGTGGTACTGCTCTGCACCTTCCGCTCCCCTTTGCGCTGGGCAGAGCGATTGTTTTTAATGTGGACAGCGCCTCGAGGAATCGTGGCAGCATCGGTCTCATCGGTATTTGCTTTAAAGTTAGCAAGCGTAGGGCATTTTGAGGCCGAGCGGTTGGTACCCACCGTATTTTGGGTGATTCTATGTTCTGTTGCGTTAGCAGGTTTCACTTCGCGGCCGGTGGCGATACGGCTAGGTATAGCGCAGAAAGAAGCACAAGGTATTCTCTTTTTGGGTGCTGGCTTGGCTGTGCGTGAGATGGCAAAGGCGTTGAAGGCGGAGGGTTTGCCGCTACTTTTGGTAGATACCAACCCAGCCAATGTGTTGAGCGCCCGCATGGAGGATTTGCCAGCGTTAAGAGCTAATGTGCTCTCTGGAATGGTGCGAGAGACCCTTGATCTTGATGGCATTGGGCGGCTCCTGGCATGTACTCCAAACCACGAAGTGAACACGCTGGCCGTACTGAGATTTAGAGGAATTTTTGGTCGTGCCGAGGTCTATCTGCTGCCCCCTGAGGGATTGACGAAAGTTGGTCATGAAGAAGGAGGGGTACATCCATATGGGCGTTATCTGTTCCGTGCAGAGCTGACGAGTGCACAGCTCGAAGAGCTTTTCATGCGCGGGGCCACGATTAAACGGACAACCTTCATCGCGCAGTTTACCTATTCCGACTATTTGCGGCACTACGGGGAGAACGCTATCCCTCTATTTCTTATTGGGGATAATCGTCGCGTGCTGATCTCTGCTGAAAATCCATTGCCCCCACCGAAGGAGGGGAATGTGTTAATTAGCTTGATTCGACCAGAAGCAGATGGGGTACAGGCCCATCAAGAGGCTACCGCGGCGAGCCATAGAGCTGTTTAGGATTTAGCTGTCCTGTTTTGCCTTAGTTCGTTCTGAGGATCTGGCGATAATAATCTTTTCTAATAAGCTCGGCCGTTAACTTTCCGGAGGTGAGCACGATGGGCACACCGCCGCCGGGGTGGGTAGAGGCACCGACAAAATAGAGGTTTTCTATCTCTTCGCTGCGGCTATGAGGGCGAAAATAGGCAGATTGAAAGAAGGTGGGTGTTAGCCCACCGTAGGCGGCACCGGCGTAGCAGCCATATAGTTTTTCAAAGTCGACAGGGGTAAACCAGCGTTCGAAGACGATGTGTTGGTGCAGATTTGGAATAAGGCCGAGCCGTTCGAGTTTGCCGATGGTGCGATCGCGAAGGATGGGTGCTGCCGTTTCCCAGCAGATATTGCTTTGCGTGTTGGGACATGGCACGAGGATGTAGAGAACGTGATGGTCGGGAGGTGCCAAGCTGGGATCGGTATGCGTGGGCACGCAGAGATGCATGGCGGGGTCCGTTGGCAGAGCGCGTTGTATAAATATCTGATCGAGAACTTCATTGTAGTTTTCTGAGAGGACGATAGAATTGTGTGGCAGGTGTGTCAGTGAAAGCCCTTTAACCCCAAGATAGAGCAGAAAGCCGGAGCAGCCGTAGTCTTTTTGTGCTAAGGCTCCGTCGGAGTATTTACGTCGCAAGGCATTTGGGATCAGTTTTTGGTAGGCAGAGGGTAGATCGAGATTACAGACGACTATATCGGCAAGGTGTTCACAACCATCTGCCGTGCGCACTCCCTTGGCAGCTCGGCCTTGAATTGCTATCTGATCGACCGGAAGGCAGTAGCGGATCTGTCCACCTAGTTCAGTAAAGAGCCGTTCTAGACCCCTGGCAAGGGTGTAAGTGCCTCCGATGGGAAACCACACTCCGAACTCCATTTCCACATAGGGTAAGAGAGCGTAGATGGATGGGCAGCGATACGGACTTATCCCAAGATAGAGGGTTTGAAAGCTAAAGGCTTGGCGCAGTTTTTCGTTTGTAAGATAGCGGCTGACCATTTGGTAAACCGATTCAAGAGGCAGCGCTTTCAAGAGACCGACGAGCGTTGTTGGATGGAGTAGATCGAGAGGCGAGTTAAAGGACCGCTCGATGAAACGGTAGCGAGCGTTTTCGTATTTCGCCTTCATGGCTGCCAGAAGTGCGGGAACACGGGCGGCGTCAGCTGCTTGAATTCTACGCACTTGCTCCACAAGGCAGTTCATTTCCACCCCCATATCGAGGGTAGTGCCATCTGGCCATAAGATACGGTAGGCCGGGCACAGTTTTGTAAGCGGGAGGTAGTCGTGGGGGTCGCGATCGCCGATGGAGAAGATTTCGTGCAAAACCTCCGGCATCATCAACATTGTTGGCCCCATATCAATACGAAACCCAGCTTCTTCCAACACATTCATTCGGCCGCCGGCATGCCTGTTTTTTTCGAAGATCGTGACCTGCCAACCATGGCGGGCCAGATGAATACCAGCCGCTAGCCCCCCTAGTCCTGCACCGACGATAATGGCACTAGGGGATGACCGATGCTTTTGTAGGGAGGGATGTTGCGACATCAGTAGCAACCTCTCTATCTGTTTGGGACTTATTGCCGAAGTAACTTCTCTGCATTGTGCCTTAGGGATCTGGGATCTGTGCGGTATGCGTGGAAACCATGCCGTTGTGTGCGCTTGCGTAGGGCGGTTCGTCGTGCAAGGAACGTAAAACCTGTAGAAGTTCGGCTATATTCGGGTTCCCGCGGCAAGCATAAGCGATGAGGCCTTTTTTGTCTACAATATACACCGTTCGTCTATTTATGCCAAACCAACTACAGCATCCATAGGCTTTTGCAATCTTATGCCCCTGATCGGAGATCAGAGGAAAGGGGAAGGCGAACTTTTCGGCGAAGAGGCGATGTTTAGATGGTTTTGCAGGGTTGATCCCCACAACGAGGGCATCATGTTCCAGAAGTTGGTTCCAGTGGTCTCTTAGAAGGCACAGCTGTGCCGTGCAGATGGGTGTGAAATCGCCAGGATAGAATACGAGG of Chthonomonas calidirosea T49 contains these proteins:
- a CDS encoding peroxiredoxin, giving the protein MASTLLPIGVPAPVFDILMPDGTAWPTSYFQGKKRLVLVFYPGDFTPICTAQLCLLRDHWNQLLEHDALVVGINPAKPSKHRLFAEKFAFPFPLISDQGHKIAKAYGCCSWFGINRRTVYIVDKKGLIAYACRGNPNIAELLQVLRSLHDEPPYASAHNGMVSTHTAQIPDP
- a CDS encoding cation:proton antiporter, with product MTEVLLEKLALIILLGTLAQWAAWKLRLPSILLLLLTGIVAGPVMGVIRPERILGNLLLPFVSSAVAIVLFEGGLSLKYDEVRQHGWVVASLVSVGVLTSWLLGVWGAHYLAGMGWPIAVLTGAILVVTGPTVIGPLLQLLRPKGPVGAILKWESIIIDPIGAALALLAFEVVFGVDIHRPELFVLKSTLITIFYGGCIGIGAALLLVVALQCYWIPDQLQSPFTLALVLTINALAEHLQPESGLLAVVILGIALANQQAVNVEHIVEFKETLRTLLLGMLFIVLAARLRPGEMFSHFAQDMLYTLFVLFVIRPIVVLLCTFRSPLRWAERLFLMWTAPRGIVAASVSSVFALKLASVGHFEAERLVPTVFWVILCSVALAGFTSRPVAIRLGIAQKEAQGILFLGAGLAVREMAKALKAEGLPLLLVDTNPANVLSARMEDLPALRANVLSGMVRETLDLDGIGRLLACTPNHEVNTLAVLRFRGIFGRAEVYLLPPEGLTKVGHEEGGVHPYGRYLFRAELTSAQLEELFMRGATIKRTTFIAQFTYSDYLRHYGENAIPLFLIGDNRRVLISAENPLPPPKEGNVLISLIRPEADGVQAHQEATAASHRAV
- a CDS encoding phytoene desaturase family protein; the protein is MSQHPSLQKHRSSPSAIIVGAGLGGLAAGIHLARHGWQVTIFEKNRHAGGRMNVLEEAGFRIDMGPTMLMMPEVLHEIFSIGDRDPHDYLPLTKLCPAYRILWPDGTTLDMGVEMNCLVEQVRRIQAADAARVPALLAAMKAKYENARYRFIERSFNSPLDLLHPTTLVGLLKALPLESVYQMVSRYLTNEKLRQAFSFQTLYLGISPYRCPSIYALLPYVEMEFGVWFPIGGTYTLARGLERLFTELGGQIRYCLPVDQIAIQGRAAKGVRTADGCEHLADIVVCNLDLPSAYQKLIPNALRRKYSDGALAQKDYGCSGFLLYLGVKGLSLTHLPHNSIVLSENYNEVLDQIFIQRALPTDPAMHLCVPTHTDPSLAPPDHHVLYILVPCPNTQSNICWETAAPILRDRTIGKLERLGLIPNLHQHIVFERWFTPVDFEKLYGCYAGAAYGGLTPTFFQSAYFRPHSRSEEIENLYFVGASTHPGGGVPIVLTSGKLTAELIRKDYYRQILRTN